Proteins from a single region of Corynebacterium casei LMG S-19264:
- a CDS encoding geranylgeranyl reductase family protein gives MVELFDVAVIGAGPSGAAAALHAVRRGFETVLIDSSEFPRDKTCGDGLTPRGMHQLNQLGVEVNATYRNKGLKLHGFGTSATAPWPTTYLCAEGTALQRHHLDALLVDAAVAAGATLLAGTPATNPVLEGNRLTEFSVGDTKIRAREVIIADGVRSTFGQKLGRQWHKGEVFGIAARSYCESPFSDEPWMHSHVELRDESGVVQPGYGWIFPIGDGSVNLGCGALSTEKRPAKVNTKKLLSLYASQQREKWQLGDEKFVTSAALPMGGAVSNVAGANWMIIGDAAACVNPLNGEGIDYGLETAALAAELLGTNKDLTLVWPDLLRREYGEAFMLARTLARVLTYPQFLPLAGPIGLRGPMHVAARLMGNLITEEDRDFTARLWRAAGSVVSTARAGSPLWDSTV, from the coding sequence CAGCACTGCATGCTGTGCGCCGCGGTTTTGAGACCGTGCTGATTGATTCTTCAGAATTTCCGCGCGATAAAACGTGTGGTGATGGCCTCACCCCGCGGGGTATGCACCAGCTGAACCAGCTTGGCGTTGAGGTCAACGCAACTTACCGCAATAAGGGTTTAAAGCTGCACGGTTTCGGAACGTCGGCGACAGCCCCGTGGCCAACAACTTATCTGTGTGCCGAGGGTACGGCGTTGCAAAGGCACCACTTGGACGCATTGCTTGTCGATGCCGCCGTAGCCGCCGGCGCCACCTTGCTCGCCGGAACACCCGCTACAAATCCCGTGCTAGAGGGCAATCGACTTACTGAATTCAGCGTAGGCGATACCAAGATTCGCGCGCGTGAGGTCATCATTGCCGATGGTGTGCGCTCTACTTTTGGGCAGAAACTCGGCCGGCAATGGCACAAGGGTGAAGTCTTTGGCATTGCGGCGCGCTCCTATTGCGAGTCCCCGTTTTCTGATGAGCCGTGGATGCATTCGCACGTGGAATTGCGCGATGAGAGCGGCGTGGTGCAGCCGGGTTATGGCTGGATTTTCCCGATTGGTGATGGCTCCGTCAACCTTGGTTGTGGTGCCTTGTCCACGGAAAAACGCCCGGCAAAAGTAAACACGAAAAAGCTGCTGTCGCTGTACGCCAGCCAGCAGCGGGAGAAGTGGCAACTGGGCGATGAGAAGTTTGTCACATCCGCCGCTTTACCTATGGGTGGCGCGGTGTCCAACGTGGCTGGCGCGAACTGGATGATCATCGGTGACGCCGCCGCTTGTGTGAACCCACTCAATGGCGAGGGCATTGATTATGGCTTGGAAACCGCCGCACTGGCAGCAGAATTACTGGGCACCAACAAAGACCTCACCTTGGTGTGGCCTGACTTGTTGCGCCGCGAGTATGGCGAAGCTTTCATGCTGGCGCGCACCCTCGCGCGCGTGCTGACTTACCCGCAGTTTCTGCCGCTGGCTGGCCCTATTGGGCTGCGCGGACCAATGCATGTTGCTGCGCGTTTGATGGGCAATCTCATCACCGAGGAAGACCGTGATTTCACCGCTCGCCTGTGGCGTGCCGCCGGCAGCGTGGTCTCCACCGCCCGCGCTGGTTCGCCCCTGTGGGACTCCACGGTCTAA